A window of the Brassica napus cultivar Da-Ae chromosome A2, Da-Ae, whole genome shotgun sequence genome harbors these coding sequences:
- the LOC106377794 gene encoding probable disease resistance protein RPP1, whose protein sequence is MLRGIFKSVLGESRTDCNSLHPLIAASSPSSSSSSSSTRQYSYDVFPSFCGQDVRRSFLSHFLEGLKTNGVNTFVDDGIMMSGSINSELVRAIRESRIAVVILSKNYASSSWCLHELQLIMDCRASLGQTVMTIFYDVEPSDVRKQTGDFGKAFEETCNGSTEEEKKTWRQALTQVALIAGEHVTSWASEAQMISKIVKDVSNELPSTDFDRLVGVEAHVAKLKSMIRLDSDEVKMAGIWGPAGIGKTTIAKALYNQVSSNFQLKFYKEIFKGKYEVHNLERYDLQNRLKKELLSGILDHRDMNIPDLGEAEERLKHQRVLLILDDVFLHDLKGLRDVIHGLRYGSKVIVTSEDIDTLRECGIHQNQTYRVAFPSSEEALQIISYSAFGQRFPPRSYLEHADEVAKLVSPFPLGLRVIGSSLRGKSKDEWITALAKLKTCHGDKDVETAIRFAYEGLSDKQKTLLYLLTDSISSGENVNNAIFSLSQSDWDAEKGIQTLADIAFISISGEGRILMHYLVRLMSIKLSL, encoded by the exons atgtTGAGAGGAATTTTCAAGTCTGTCTTGGGAGAATCAAGAACAGATTGCAACTCTCTTCACCCTCTCATCGctgcttcttctccttcctcttcatcatcatcatcatcaacacgTCAATACAGCTACGACGTCTTCCCAAGTTTCTGTGGACAAGATGTCCGGAGAAGCTTTCTCAGCCACTTTCTTGAAGGGTTGAAAACCAATGGAGTAAACACGTTCGTAGACGACGGGATCATGATGAGCGGATCAATAAACTCCGAGCTCGTGAGAGCTATCAGAGAATCAAGGATCGCCGTGGTGATCCTCTCGAAGAACTATGCCTCCTCGAGTTGGTGCCTACATGAGTTGCAGCTGATCATGGATTGTAGGGCTTCTTTAGGACAAACTGTGATGACAATATTCTACGACGTGGAACCATCTGATGTGAGAAAACAGACCGGAGATTTCGGAAAGGCCTTTGAGGAAacttgtaatggcagtacagaggaagagaagaagacatgGAGACAAGCGTTGACTCAAGTTGCCCTTATCGCTGGGGAACATGTAACTTCATG GGCTAGTGAAGCGCAGATGATCTCAAAAATCGTCAAAGATGTTTCTAACGAGTTGCCATCAACCGATTTTGATCGGTTGGTTGGAGTGGAAGCTCATGTAGCAAAGCTGAAATCGATGATACGCTTAGATTCCGACGAGGTGAAGATGGCGGGCATTTGGGGCCCTGCAGGTATTGGCAAAACCACAATAGCTAAAGCCTTATACAACCAAGTTTCCAGTAACTTCCAACTCAAGTTTTATAAGGAGATCTTTAAGGGAAAGTATGAGGTGCACAACCTCGAAAGATATGATTTGCAAAATCGTTTGAAGAAAGAGTTACTATCTGGAATTTTAGATCATAGGGACATGAATATACCTGACCTAGGTGAGGCAGAAGAGAGGTTAAAGCATCAGAGAGTCCTACTCATTCTTGATGATGTCTTTCTTCATGATCTAAAGGGTTTGAGAGATGTAATCCACGGTCTTAGGTATGGAAGTAAGGTTATTGTGACCAGTGAAGATATAGATACGTTAAGAGAATGTGGGATCCACCAGAACCAGACATACAGAGTTGCTTTTCCATCAAGCGAAGAGGCTCTTCAGATAATTTCATACTCTGCATTTGGACAACGCTTTCCACCAAGAAGTTATCTGGAGCATGCAGATGAAGTAGCTAAGCTTGTCTCTCCATTTCCACTTGGTCTCAGAGTCATTGGTTCTTCTTTGCGCGGAAAAAGCAAAGATGAGTGGATAACTGCACTGGCTAAGCTCAAAACTTGTCATGGGGACAAGGATGTAGAAACAGCCATTAGATTTGCCTATGAAGGGTTATCTGATAAACAAAAAACTCTACTTTATCTATTGACAGATTCAATAAGTTCGGGTGAGAACGTGAACAATGCCATATTCTCACTTTCACAGAGTGATTGGGATGCTGAGAAAGGGATTCAAACTCTAGCTGATATAGCTTTCATCTCTATATCCGGAGAAGGAAGAATTCTGATGCACTATTTGGTACGCTTAATGTCTATCAAGTTAAGTTTGTAG
- the LOC106432500 gene encoding nucleolar MIF4G domain-containing protein 1 isoform X2 codes for MAGTDTTGSSRHEKRKEARLQKNQKKHESWLQRQKLQKEKRVSASSSVQTKTDDVIKSETYKEAQHVKSVSPGGNKVDKKSFTQKKSEHRVKPKEKKMQRGHKTKDLNKPRKKTKFEEYLEMETQSASLSREQDAELERKLAKKLKVKNGKLRGVDDGMNDLFEGLPSVLDSMESELGDSRKKKGKRKRSEEKQDYEEDFELGESDFSDEDSDEEPKRKRDRKHRKKKKSLDEEVETHPMEITDDGESETVEYDEKVESPLQKPNPESSVKYVAPHLRSQARSESEEQAKLRTRVKGLLNKMAESNVESITAELSTLYRSVARSVSSQIFCEEVLATYARGNEQYGVFAAFIAGMACQVGMDFSAQLIASLAKSFEDEYQKEDSLSLNGITLLLSYLCLLGVCSSDLIYDFLMTLANRLTEVDACTILIVLDSCGMKIRSDDPVAMKTFIVSIQNKTNEIKTSPDCKTDINKFTMEKMLETIAAIKNNKLRAKEDSVQNTRVKKWLQKLRVEEVLLRGLTWSKLLDTEKKGQWWLSGDLVVKTNHAEDVAQTMDAEVVEAQKMLKLADAQRMNTDSRKAIFCVIMSSEDYIDAFEKLLRLDLPGKQDREIMRVLVECCLQEKVFNKYYTVLALKLCEHDKNHKFTLQYCIWDHFKELETMSLQRSMHLAKFVAEMIVSFNLSLAVLKCVDLANPVQLTPKRIMHFRMLFEAIFEHTEKLVWNLFTRIAVNPDYEALRDGIKFFMKEYVVKANKTIYGKFRKAKEALNNSDGSLLM; via the exons ATGGCTGGAACAGATACAACGG GGAGCTCACGTCATGAAAAGCGTAAAGAAGCTCGCTTGCAGAAGAACCAGAAGAAGCATGAATCTTGGCTTCAGCGTCAG AAGTTGCAAAAGGAGAAGCGAGTATCAGCATCATCATCAGTTCAGACAAAGACTGATGACGTGATCAAGTCTGAAACTTATAAAGAAGCTCAACATGTGAAATCAGTTAGTCCTGGTGGAAACAAGGTTGATAAAAAGTCTTTTACACAAAAGAAAAGCGAGCATAGAGTCAAaccaaaggagaagaagatgcaaAGAGGACACAAAACGAAAGATCTAAACAAAccaaggaagaagacgaagtTCGAGGAGTATCTTGAGATGGAGACACAAAGCGCTTCACTATCTCGTGAGCAAGATGCTGAGCTAGAGAGGAAGCTAGCAAAGAAGCTCAAGGTAAAGAACGGGAAACTAAGAGGCGTGGATGATGGTATGAATGATTTGTTCGAAGGGCTTCCATCTGTATTGGATTCTATGGAATCTGAGCTTGGTGATTCTCGTAAGAAGAAGGGTAAGAGAAAGAGATCCGAGGAGAAACAGGACTATGAGGAAGATTTTGAGCTTGGAGAATCTGATTTTTCTGATGAGGATAGTGATGAAGAGcctaaaagaaaaagagaccGTAAACACcgtaagaagaagaagtcttTGGATGAAGAGGTAGAAACTCATCCGATGGAGATCACAGATGATGGTGAGTCAGAGACTGTTGAGTACGACGAGAAAGTAGAATCTCCTCTGCAGAAACCTAATCCTGAGAGCAGCGTCAAGTATGTTGCTCCTCATTTGAGATCTCAGGCCAGAAGCGAATCTGAAGAACAAGCTAAATTACGTACACGAGTGAAAG GTCTTTTAAATAAGATGGCTGAATCCAATGTGGAGTCAATAACCGCAGAACTTTCCACACTCTATCGC AGTGTTGCGAGAAGTGTGTCCTCTCAGATTTTCTGTGAAGAGGTTTTGGCAACTTATGCTAGAGGCAATGAACA GTACGGTGTATTTGCTGCTTTTATAGCTGGCATGGCTTGTCAAGTTGGAATGGATTTCAGTGCTCAGCTTATTGCTTCACTTGCTAAATCTTTCGAG GATGAATACCAAAAGGAAGATAGTCTCTCTTTGAATGGAATCactcttttactttcttatcTCTGCTTATTGGGAGTCTGCTCCAG TGATCTTATTTATGATTTCTTAATGACATTGGCGAACCGGCTGACTGAAGTTGATGCCTGCACTATTCTAATTGTTTTAGATA GCTGTGGAATGAAGATAAGAAGTGATGATCCTGTGGCTATGAAAACCTTCATCGTAAGCATCCAGAACAAGACGAATGAAATTAAAACCTCCCCTGATTGCAAGACTGATATAAATAAGTTCACG ATGGAAAAAATGCTTGAAACCATTGCTGCAATCAAGAACAACAAGTTGAGAGCCAAAGAGGATTCTGTCCAGAACACAAGGGTAAAGAAGTGGCTTCAAAAG TTGAGAGTGGAAGAAGTGCTATTAAGAGGGCTCACATGGAGCAAGCTGCTTGACACCGAGAAGAAGGGCCAATGGTGGTTATCTGGCGACTTGGTGGTTAAAACAAACCACGCAGAAGACGTAGCGCAAACAATGGACGCTGAGGTTGTTGAGGCCCAGAAAATGTTAAAGCTAGCTGATGCACAGAGGATGAACACAGATTCAAGAAAAGCAATTTTTTGCGTGATCATGAGTAGTGAAGACTACATTGATGCATTTGAGAAACTTCTTAGACTGGATCTTCCAGGAAAGCAGGACAGAGAGATCATGAGGGTTCTAGTTGAATGCTGTTTACAGGAGAAAGTGTTTAACAAGTACTACACTGTTCTCGCTTTAAAGCTGTGTGAGCACGACAAGAATCATAAGTTCACATTACAG TACTGCATCTGGGACCATTTCAAAGAACTAGAGACAATGTCACTTCAGAGATCAATGCATCTGGCGAAATTTGTGGCGGAGATGATTGTTTCATTCAATCTTTCTCTAGCGGTTCTCAAATGTGTAGACTTGGCAAATCCAGTGCAGTTGACTCCGAAGAGAATCATGCACTTTCGAATGCTGTTCGAGGCCATCTTTGAGCACACTGAGAAACTAGTGTGGAACTTGTTTACTCGTATAGCTGTGAATCCGGACTATGAAGCTCTAAGGGATGGCATCAAGTTTTTCATGAAGGAATATGTTGTGAAAGCTAATAAGACGATCTATGGGAAATTCAGGAAAGCCAAAGAAGCTCTTAACAATTCAGATGGATCGCTGCTCATGTGA
- the LOC106432500 gene encoding nucleolar MIF4G domain-containing protein 1 isoform X1, whose translation MAGTDTTAGSSRHEKRKEARLQKNQKKHESWLQRQKLQKEKRVSASSSVQTKTDDVIKSETYKEAQHVKSVSPGGNKVDKKSFTQKKSEHRVKPKEKKMQRGHKTKDLNKPRKKTKFEEYLEMETQSASLSREQDAELERKLAKKLKVKNGKLRGVDDGMNDLFEGLPSVLDSMESELGDSRKKKGKRKRSEEKQDYEEDFELGESDFSDEDSDEEPKRKRDRKHRKKKKSLDEEVETHPMEITDDGESETVEYDEKVESPLQKPNPESSVKYVAPHLRSQARSESEEQAKLRTRVKGLLNKMAESNVESITAELSTLYRSVARSVSSQIFCEEVLATYARGNEQYGVFAAFIAGMACQVGMDFSAQLIASLAKSFEDEYQKEDSLSLNGITLLLSYLCLLGVCSSDLIYDFLMTLANRLTEVDACTILIVLDSCGMKIRSDDPVAMKTFIVSIQNKTNEIKTSPDCKTDINKFTMEKMLETIAAIKNNKLRAKEDSVQNTRVKKWLQKLRVEEVLLRGLTWSKLLDTEKKGQWWLSGDLVVKTNHAEDVAQTMDAEVVEAQKMLKLADAQRMNTDSRKAIFCVIMSSEDYIDAFEKLLRLDLPGKQDREIMRVLVECCLQEKVFNKYYTVLALKLCEHDKNHKFTLQYCIWDHFKELETMSLQRSMHLAKFVAEMIVSFNLSLAVLKCVDLANPVQLTPKRIMHFRMLFEAIFEHTEKLVWNLFTRIAVNPDYEALRDGIKFFMKEYVVKANKTIYGKFRKAKEALNNSDGSLLM comes from the exons ATGGCTGGAACAGATACAACGG CAGGGAGCTCACGTCATGAAAAGCGTAAAGAAGCTCGCTTGCAGAAGAACCAGAAGAAGCATGAATCTTGGCTTCAGCGTCAG AAGTTGCAAAAGGAGAAGCGAGTATCAGCATCATCATCAGTTCAGACAAAGACTGATGACGTGATCAAGTCTGAAACTTATAAAGAAGCTCAACATGTGAAATCAGTTAGTCCTGGTGGAAACAAGGTTGATAAAAAGTCTTTTACACAAAAGAAAAGCGAGCATAGAGTCAAaccaaaggagaagaagatgcaaAGAGGACACAAAACGAAAGATCTAAACAAAccaaggaagaagacgaagtTCGAGGAGTATCTTGAGATGGAGACACAAAGCGCTTCACTATCTCGTGAGCAAGATGCTGAGCTAGAGAGGAAGCTAGCAAAGAAGCTCAAGGTAAAGAACGGGAAACTAAGAGGCGTGGATGATGGTATGAATGATTTGTTCGAAGGGCTTCCATCTGTATTGGATTCTATGGAATCTGAGCTTGGTGATTCTCGTAAGAAGAAGGGTAAGAGAAAGAGATCCGAGGAGAAACAGGACTATGAGGAAGATTTTGAGCTTGGAGAATCTGATTTTTCTGATGAGGATAGTGATGAAGAGcctaaaagaaaaagagaccGTAAACACcgtaagaagaagaagtcttTGGATGAAGAGGTAGAAACTCATCCGATGGAGATCACAGATGATGGTGAGTCAGAGACTGTTGAGTACGACGAGAAAGTAGAATCTCCTCTGCAGAAACCTAATCCTGAGAGCAGCGTCAAGTATGTTGCTCCTCATTTGAGATCTCAGGCCAGAAGCGAATCTGAAGAACAAGCTAAATTACGTACACGAGTGAAAG GTCTTTTAAATAAGATGGCTGAATCCAATGTGGAGTCAATAACCGCAGAACTTTCCACACTCTATCGC AGTGTTGCGAGAAGTGTGTCCTCTCAGATTTTCTGTGAAGAGGTTTTGGCAACTTATGCTAGAGGCAATGAACA GTACGGTGTATTTGCTGCTTTTATAGCTGGCATGGCTTGTCAAGTTGGAATGGATTTCAGTGCTCAGCTTATTGCTTCACTTGCTAAATCTTTCGAG GATGAATACCAAAAGGAAGATAGTCTCTCTTTGAATGGAATCactcttttactttcttatcTCTGCTTATTGGGAGTCTGCTCCAG TGATCTTATTTATGATTTCTTAATGACATTGGCGAACCGGCTGACTGAAGTTGATGCCTGCACTATTCTAATTGTTTTAGATA GCTGTGGAATGAAGATAAGAAGTGATGATCCTGTGGCTATGAAAACCTTCATCGTAAGCATCCAGAACAAGACGAATGAAATTAAAACCTCCCCTGATTGCAAGACTGATATAAATAAGTTCACG ATGGAAAAAATGCTTGAAACCATTGCTGCAATCAAGAACAACAAGTTGAGAGCCAAAGAGGATTCTGTCCAGAACACAAGGGTAAAGAAGTGGCTTCAAAAG TTGAGAGTGGAAGAAGTGCTATTAAGAGGGCTCACATGGAGCAAGCTGCTTGACACCGAGAAGAAGGGCCAATGGTGGTTATCTGGCGACTTGGTGGTTAAAACAAACCACGCAGAAGACGTAGCGCAAACAATGGACGCTGAGGTTGTTGAGGCCCAGAAAATGTTAAAGCTAGCTGATGCACAGAGGATGAACACAGATTCAAGAAAAGCAATTTTTTGCGTGATCATGAGTAGTGAAGACTACATTGATGCATTTGAGAAACTTCTTAGACTGGATCTTCCAGGAAAGCAGGACAGAGAGATCATGAGGGTTCTAGTTGAATGCTGTTTACAGGAGAAAGTGTTTAACAAGTACTACACTGTTCTCGCTTTAAAGCTGTGTGAGCACGACAAGAATCATAAGTTCACATTACAG TACTGCATCTGGGACCATTTCAAAGAACTAGAGACAATGTCACTTCAGAGATCAATGCATCTGGCGAAATTTGTGGCGGAGATGATTGTTTCATTCAATCTTTCTCTAGCGGTTCTCAAATGTGTAGACTTGGCAAATCCAGTGCAGTTGACTCCGAAGAGAATCATGCACTTTCGAATGCTGTTCGAGGCCATCTTTGAGCACACTGAGAAACTAGTGTGGAACTTGTTTACTCGTATAGCTGTGAATCCGGACTATGAAGCTCTAAGGGATGGCATCAAGTTTTTCATGAAGGAATATGTTGTGAAAGCTAATAAGACGATCTATGGGAAATTCAGGAAAGCCAAAGAAGCTCTTAACAATTCAGATGGATCGCTGCTCATGTGA